In Sciurus carolinensis chromosome 13, mSciCar1.2, whole genome shotgun sequence, a genomic segment contains:
- the LOC124962940 gene encoding probable N-acetyltransferase CML1 — MAHHPIRKYQESDRKRVLDLFSQGMVEHIPATFHHTLKLPQTLLLLLGVPVSLLLATGSWLLALGSNVTLLVFLWLLARYPWRKYVVTCLHTDLADITKSYLRACGSCFWVAESGGQVAGIVGALPVEDAPLGRKQLQLLHLSVALEHRGEGLGKALVMTVLQFARAQGYSEVILDTSIVQQAALTLYLRMGFQKTGEYFFNKIFRLVNLSIIRLMYYLPSAQEGDP; from the coding sequence ATGGCTCATCATCCCATCCGCAAATACCAGGAGAGTGACCGAAAAAGGGTCCTGGACTTGTTCTCCCAAGGGATGGTGGAGCACATCCCCGCCACCTTCCATCACACACTGAAGTTGCCACAAACACTCTTGCTCTTACTTGGGGTACCTGTCTCCCTACTCCTGGCCactggctcctggctcctggctcttGGATCCAATGTCACTCTCCTTGTGTTCCTATGGCTCCTGGCCAGATACCCTTGGAGGAAGTATGTGGTCACGTGTTTGCACACAGACCTTGCTGACATCACTAAATCCTACCTGAGGGCCTGTGGCTCCTGCTTCTGGGTCGCCGAGTCTGGGGGACAGGTGGCAGGCATAGTGGGTGCTCTGCCAGTGGAGGACGCCCCCTTGGGGAGGAAGCAACTGCAGCTGCTTcatctctctgtggccttggagCACCGAGGTGAGGGGCTAGGGAAAGCCCTGGTTATGACTGTCCTCCAGTTTGCACGGGCTCAGGGGTACAGTGAGGTTATCCTTGATACTAGCATAGTACAGCAGGCTGCTCTGACCCTCTACCTGCGCATGGGCTTCCAGAAGACAGGAGAGTACTTCTTTAACAAGATCTTTAGACTAGTGAACCTTTCTATCATTCGTTTAATGTACTACCTCCCATCTGCACAGGAAGGAGACCCATGA
- the LOC124962939 gene encoding probable N-acetyltransferase CML1: MAHHPIRKYQESDRKRVLDLFSQGMVEHIPATFHHTLKLPQTLLLLLGVPVSLLLATGSWLLALGSNVTLLVFLWLLARYPWRKYVVTCLHTDLADITKSYLRACGSCFWVAESGGQVAGIVGALPVEDAPLGRKQLQLLHLSVALEHRGEGLGKALVMTVLQFARAQGYSEVILDTSIVQQAALTLYLRMGFQKTGEYFFNKSFRLVNLSTIRLMYYLPSAQEGDP; encoded by the coding sequence ATGGCTCATCATCCCATCCGCAAATATCAGGAGAGTGACCGAAAAAGGGTCCTGGACTTGTTCTCCCAAGGGATGGTGGAGCACATCCCCGCCACCTTCCATCACACACTGAAGTTGCCACAAACACTCTTGCTCTTACTTGGGGTACCTGTCTCCCTACTCCTGGCCactggctcctggctcctggctcttGGATCCAATGTCACTCTCCTTGTGTTCCTATGGCTCCTGGCCAGATACCCTTGGAGGAAGTATGTGGTCACGTGTTTGCACACAGACCTTGCTGACATCACTAAATCCTACCTGAGGGCCTGTGGCTCCTGCTTCTGGGTCGCCGAGTCTGGGGGACAGGTGGCAGGCATAGTGGGTGCTCTGCCAGTGGAGGACGCCCCCTTGGGGAGGAAGCAACTGCAGCTGCTTcatctctctgtggccttggagCACCGAGGTGAGGGGCTAGGGAAAGCCCTGGTTATGACTGTCCTCCAGTTTGCACGGGCTCAGGGGTACAGTGAGGTTATCCTTGATACTAGCATAGTACAGCAGGCTGCTCTGACCCTCTACCTGCGCATGGGCTTCCAGAAGACAGGAGAGTACTTCTTTAACAAGAGCTTTAGACTAGTGAACCTTTCTACCATTCGTTTAATGTACTACCTCCCATCTGCACAGGAAGGAGACCCATGA